The proteins below are encoded in one region of Acidisarcina polymorpha:
- a CDS encoding BON domain-containing protein: MPLRFSSLHFAVAASFIISAPTAITTPLAAQSISDDALAAKVNQTLFAEAAFQDATIQATAHNGTVTLTGSVPNSAARILASTETDQLEGVKTVLNNLIVGSMLTQEPPAPLPRETRTLSLPNHSILAIRLDDYVSTETAKVGDTFHGVVSSAVYCSGYPLLPAGTPVLGHVIEAKSASKLHGLPMLTISLMAVRVNGSNNEAVDVPISTIPLSTRVKGTGTLQLGRQIELPPQTALRFESSTVTEIPVEFSGGKPVYRQAASGKATLDHSSKSQSN, encoded by the coding sequence ATGCCGCTTCGTTTCTCCAGTCTTCACTTCGCAGTCGCTGCCTCTTTCATTATCTCGGCGCCTACTGCAATAACAACCCCTCTCGCCGCGCAGTCCATCAGTGATGACGCTCTCGCCGCCAAGGTCAATCAGACGCTATTCGCCGAAGCTGCCTTTCAAGACGCGACTATCCAGGCGACGGCGCACAACGGCACGGTCACTCTAACCGGGAGCGTCCCCAACTCCGCGGCGCGCATTCTCGCGTCAACCGAAACGGACCAACTTGAAGGCGTAAAAACCGTCCTCAATAACCTTATTGTCGGCTCGATGCTGACTCAAGAGCCACCCGCTCCCCTTCCCCGCGAGACGAGAACACTCAGCCTTCCCAATCACTCCATTCTCGCCATCCGACTAGACGACTATGTCAGTACTGAGACAGCGAAAGTGGGCGATACGTTCCACGGGGTTGTTAGCTCTGCAGTCTATTGCTCTGGCTACCCCTTGCTTCCGGCAGGCACACCCGTCCTCGGCCACGTCATCGAAGCCAAGTCCGCAAGTAAGCTGCATGGTTTGCCTATGCTCACCATTAGCCTCATGGCCGTCCGGGTCAACGGGTCGAACAACGAAGCTGTAGACGTTCCGATAAGCACCATCCCTCTCTCTACCAGGGTGAAAGGCACTGGAACTCTTCAGCTTGGAAGGCAGATCGAACTACCGCCTCAGACTGCGTTGCGGTTTGAGAGTTCAACTGTGACGGAGATACCAGTCGAGTTCAGTGGCGGCAAACCCGTATATCGGCAGGCGGCAAGTGGAAAAGCGACGCTCGATCATTCTTCTAAATCCCAATCCAATTAG
- a CDS encoding TrbI/VirB10 family protein: MGQQVGQQVGQLGTEVTRRNLNIQPTIIVRAGYRFFVRVEKDMLFAGPYAPMVATP, from the coding sequence ATCGGCCAACAGGTTGGCCAGCAGGTCGGCCAGCTCGGGACCGAGGTAACGCGGAGGAACCTTAACATTCAACCTACCATTATCGTCCGGGCGGGTTACCGCTTTTTTGTGAGAGTCGAGAAGGATATGCTATTCGCGGGGCCATACGCACCAATGGTGGCCACCCCATGA
- a CDS encoding replication protein RepA, whose product MHTGSRSTAARKEPKSATKMARHIKRQDSLFPEMATKLDKRLALRQDILDFPSQDIGSMGHIARLLAQFGLPHSNPGEGITSYKRENGDLTIRINSLVEDGGVPWGILPRLILAYVSSQAVLKKTKTIHLGTNLSTFLRDELGMAVTGGKNGTVTRMKEQAYRLFTSSITIIRKGKDTVGTTTGTRRMVGMMNIADTIDMWEPQTGKNPDEIWQSTIVLDDRFYQATVRAAVPIDWRIVNGIQNSPLALDLYFWLTYRMKTNDKKTPIRFFGENSIYEQLGCGYANTRSGRYAFKKKTLTQLEEIKFYWPSLHVHASDDGEYLNLFPSPTSVSSSS is encoded by the coding sequence ATGCATACAGGATCGCGGAGTACCGCAGCCAGAAAGGAACCGAAATCGGCGACTAAAATGGCCCGGCACATCAAACGCCAAGACTCGCTTTTCCCTGAGATGGCAACCAAGCTCGACAAACGGCTCGCTCTTCGTCAAGACATTCTCGACTTCCCCTCCCAGGACATCGGCAGCATGGGCCACATAGCGCGACTGCTGGCGCAGTTCGGCTTGCCTCACTCCAATCCCGGCGAGGGAATAACTTCCTACAAACGTGAGAACGGCGACCTGACCATCCGAATCAATTCATTGGTAGAAGATGGAGGAGTTCCCTGGGGCATTCTTCCGAGACTCATTCTAGCTTACGTCAGCAGCCAAGCGGTCTTGAAGAAGACCAAGACTATCCATCTCGGAACCAATCTCAGCACCTTCCTGCGGGATGAGCTCGGAATGGCCGTGACCGGCGGCAAGAACGGCACAGTGACCCGGATGAAAGAGCAAGCATATCGCCTCTTCACTTCCAGCATCACGATCATCAGAAAAGGAAAAGATACAGTAGGAACAACCACCGGCACTCGCCGAATGGTCGGCATGATGAACATCGCCGACACCATCGACATGTGGGAGCCGCAAACCGGGAAAAACCCCGACGAGATATGGCAGTCGACGATCGTTTTGGACGATAGGTTTTATCAGGCCACAGTCCGCGCAGCCGTACCGATCGACTGGCGGATCGTAAACGGCATCCAGAATTCACCCCTCGCCCTCGATCTCTATTTCTGGCTCACCTATCGAATGAAGACGAACGACAAAAAAACTCCCATCCGCTTCTTCGGAGAGAACAGCATTTATGAACAGCTTGGATGCGGCTACGCGAATACCCGCAGCGGTCGATACGCCTTCAAGAAAAAGACGCTGACGCAGCTCGAAGAAATCAAGTTTTATTGGCCTTCCTTGCATGTTCACGCAAGCGATGACGGCGAGTATCTTAATCTCTTCCCCAGTCCCACCAGCGTCTCCAGCTCATCCTAA
- the topA gene encoding type I DNA topoisomerase, whose protein sequence is MIVESPNKVKKIKALLGSGWDVAASIGHIRDLPAKGLGLAPPDYKLEYHFVERTGTTGKNVVDGLKPRAARANAIYLATDPDREGEAIAWHLKEALALKSYHRVTFDAITETVIKTALTRPRQIDMNLVRAQEARRGADRLVGYQVSPILSRQTGIAGLSAGRVQTPAVRFVVDRQREIENFTVTKHFGAEAIFEDGKWKAQWDTQPFLQSGSKYVFDGDLARQAAACRTFRVADAATKPATQAPPAPFTTATLLQAASVTLNFKPDLTAMLAQKLFEQGLITYHRTDSQNLSTEALSEIRDHVAANHWPLPPNPRTWKTKETAQEAHEAIRPTHLEHRNAGEGDDQKKLYSLIWTRAVASQLADAEYSVNTLRLEAQHGGKIFVFKATGRTLTAPGWRILTAIDAAEEADQHTAEERETQGDENGNVPALPIGTSITSTSTTVLNKQTKPPNGYTQASLIKKLESEGIGRPSTYPLILKNIIARGYLDDSKKILVATDLAKLLIDSLTGRFAFVEYDYTRSLEQELDDIAAGKTSYLSVVSTLDTRLKTELGALNIQPQPALQRPTGGAEAAESGIPCPKCKSGQLRRPNDREFFSCTRYRDGCTFSINRTIAKKKLTDKQIETLCTKGETGIIKGFVNKQGKPFDAILMCSSNTNWRTTFTFPK, encoded by the coding sequence ATGATTGTAGAGAGTCCGAACAAGGTCAAGAAAATCAAAGCTCTTCTTGGCTCCGGATGGGATGTCGCCGCAAGCATCGGCCATATCCGCGATCTTCCAGCGAAGGGCCTCGGCCTCGCCCCACCCGACTACAAACTTGAATACCACTTCGTCGAGCGGACCGGGACGACAGGCAAAAATGTCGTAGACGGCTTGAAACCCCGCGCTGCCCGTGCCAATGCCATCTACCTCGCAACCGACCCCGACCGTGAAGGCGAGGCAATCGCGTGGCATCTCAAAGAAGCCTTGGCCCTCAAAAGCTACCACCGCGTCACCTTCGACGCCATTACAGAAACAGTCATCAAAACAGCACTTACACGCCCCCGTCAGATCGATATGAACCTGGTCCGTGCCCAGGAAGCGCGGCGCGGCGCAGATCGGCTCGTGGGCTACCAGGTATCGCCAATACTTTCCCGTCAGACTGGGATAGCTGGCCTGAGCGCGGGCCGCGTCCAAACTCCTGCCGTCCGCTTTGTAGTCGACCGCCAGCGTGAGATCGAGAACTTCACGGTTACAAAGCACTTTGGGGCCGAGGCCATATTCGAGGACGGAAAGTGGAAAGCCCAATGGGATACCCAACCGTTCCTGCAAAGCGGTAGCAAATATGTTTTTGATGGCGACTTAGCGAGACAAGCCGCCGCCTGCCGGACCTTTCGCGTTGCGGACGCGGCCACCAAGCCGGCCACTCAGGCGCCGCCTGCCCCCTTCACCACAGCCACTCTGCTGCAAGCCGCCAGCGTCACTCTCAACTTCAAGCCCGACCTCACGGCGATGCTTGCCCAAAAACTCTTCGAGCAAGGGCTTATCACGTACCACAGAACAGACAGCCAAAATCTCTCCACAGAAGCCCTCTCCGAAATCAGAGACCACGTGGCGGCCAATCATTGGCCCCTTCCGCCCAACCCCCGGACATGGAAAACCAAAGAGACCGCGCAGGAGGCCCATGAAGCCATACGCCCGACGCACCTGGAGCACCGCAACGCCGGCGAGGGCGACGATCAAAAGAAGCTTTACTCGCTCATCTGGACTCGCGCCGTCGCCTCGCAACTCGCCGACGCCGAATACTCCGTCAACACTTTGCGTCTTGAGGCCCAACACGGCGGCAAGATCTTCGTCTTCAAAGCGACCGGCCGCACTCTCACCGCCCCCGGCTGGCGCATTCTAACCGCTATCGACGCCGCAGAGGAGGCCGACCAACACACCGCCGAAGAACGAGAAACGCAAGGAGACGAGAACGGTAACGTTCCCGCCTTGCCGATCGGCACCTCCATCACGTCGACGAGCACCACGGTCCTCAATAAACAGACCAAACCCCCCAACGGTTACACCCAAGCCAGCCTCATCAAGAAACTAGAAAGCGAGGGCATCGGTAGGCCATCAACTTACCCCTTGATTCTCAAGAACATCATCGCCCGCGGTTATCTGGACGACAGCAAGAAGATTCTCGTGGCCACAGACCTCGCTAAACTGCTCATCGACTCTCTAACTGGCCGTTTCGCCTTCGTGGAATATGACTACACCCGATCGTTGGAACAGGAACTTGACGATATCGCCGCAGGCAAGACAAGTTACCTTTCAGTTGTCTCGACGCTTGACACCCGTCTCAAGACCGAACTCGGCGCTCTCAATATCCAACCGCAACCAGCTTTGCAAAGGCCCACAGGAGGCGCGGAAGCCGCCGAAAGCGGCATCCCTTGTCCCAAGTGCAAGAGCGGCCAGCTCCGCCGTCCCAATGACAGAGAGTTCTTCAGCTGTACTCGCTACCGAGACGGTTGCACCTTTTCTATCAACCGCACCATCGCCAAGAAAAAGTTGACGGACAAACAGATTGAGACCCTATGTACTAAGGGAGAAACGGGCATCATCAAGGGCTTCGTCAATAAGCAGGGCAAGCCTTTCGACGCCATCCTTATGTGCTCATCGAACACCAACTGGCGCACCACCTTCACATTTCCTAAATGA
- a CDS encoding TrbI/VirB10 family protein has protein sequence MEEQRKAVDLEAPEADPTQEEIRARAQTDKVVNGANGGMAPPAKRLRRWAIFAGLLIIAGVSLYMRHGMSNRSNKQKKAEDTLKVGTGPATIVEKGLLSNQARNGLDTGESHLPEGIGSRSSIVAGRDAGAGSATGVPPIEYKQTPVGVAADGSLSYAEQRRLEEYKREREAMEAPTAAKGVNVSEAKTEERQDDPMKTLQNALINTRFGQGAGSSSGNPLTALQVAAGTSPASAQLSEQRSDFERQNDQRDKENFSSRKQDVEYLQRDRTAAKGVFEVKTGWLIPAVLEQELNSDLPGLIRALVRESVYDSVSGKYILIPAGSTLIGIYNSHVGYGQKALQAIWQRVIFPDGSSISLGGFEGDDAQGAAGFRDKVDNHWARLISGALLTSAFASGIQLSQGTKFVGFSDAEPLARNRPTGWPAGRPARDRGNAEEP, from the coding sequence ATGGAAGAGCAGAGAAAAGCTGTGGATCTGGAAGCACCTGAAGCGGATCCCACGCAGGAAGAGATACGAGCCAGGGCACAAACCGACAAGGTAGTAAACGGCGCGAACGGGGGTATGGCACCTCCGGCCAAACGCTTGAGGCGGTGGGCGATCTTCGCCGGATTACTCATCATAGCTGGGGTTTCTCTATATATGCGTCACGGGATGAGTAATCGCAGCAACAAGCAAAAGAAGGCAGAGGATACTTTAAAGGTCGGCACAGGCCCCGCGACGATCGTCGAGAAAGGACTGCTTTCCAATCAAGCGAGAAATGGCTTGGATACTGGGGAATCGCATCTTCCGGAGGGCATCGGCTCTCGATCCAGTATTGTAGCGGGCAGGGACGCTGGGGCGGGCTCTGCTACAGGAGTACCTCCGATCGAGTACAAGCAAACGCCGGTCGGGGTCGCGGCGGACGGTTCTCTTTCTTACGCGGAGCAGCGTCGTCTTGAAGAATACAAGCGGGAGCGGGAGGCGATGGAAGCGCCGACGGCGGCGAAAGGAGTCAACGTTAGCGAGGCGAAGACGGAGGAGCGGCAAGACGATCCGATGAAGACGCTGCAAAATGCGCTTATAAATACCCGCTTCGGGCAGGGCGCTGGATCGTCGAGCGGCAATCCACTGACTGCGCTTCAGGTGGCAGCGGGGACAAGCCCGGCGTCGGCCCAATTGTCTGAGCAGCGCAGCGATTTCGAGCGCCAGAACGATCAAAGGGACAAAGAAAACTTTTCGTCTCGGAAACAGGATGTGGAGTATTTACAACGCGACCGGACGGCAGCAAAAGGAGTTTTCGAAGTAAAAACGGGATGGCTGATTCCGGCGGTGCTGGAGCAGGAGCTTAATTCGGACTTGCCTGGCCTGATCCGAGCCCTCGTCCGGGAAAGTGTCTACGATTCGGTGAGTGGCAAATACATTTTGATCCCCGCAGGTAGCACCTTGATCGGCATCTACAACTCTCACGTGGGGTACGGGCAAAAGGCGCTGCAGGCGATCTGGCAGCGCGTGATCTTCCCGGACGGCAGCTCGATCTCGCTTGGAGGTTTCGAGGGGGACGACGCGCAAGGCGCGGCGGGTTTTCGAGACAAGGTGGATAATCATTGGGCCCGCTTAATTTCCGGAGCGCTATTGACTTCCGCCTTTGCGTCCGGAATACAGTTGAGCCAAGGCACGAAGTTCGTCGGTTTTTCAGACGCAGAGCCTCTCGCAAGAAATCGGCCAACAGGTTGGCCAGCAGGTCGGCCAGCTCGGGACCGAGGTAACGCGGAGGAACCTTAA
- a CDS encoding CPBP family intramembrane glutamic endopeptidase encodes MSLSFGGLSALESLLLVWLAVWLIAVVSYGVPIWWVIAFCGLSFCALTWRMAHVGALAKIGLKPADVMFSWIAVAAAVGVFLGFWLYVKMWHLPVYGPVPLIRFVWSVGVAPLNEELVFRGLLFSFLEKQLLRLGDGVFAGIAAVLIAGLIFGVMHSRSGVYLAFTVTAGCVYGLLRWRSGSVLPAVICHACLNVLVLSAFRRG; translated from the coding sequence ATGAGTCTCTCTTTCGGTGGGTTAAGTGCGCTCGAATCCTTGTTGTTGGTATGGTTGGCAGTCTGGCTGATTGCGGTCGTCAGTTATGGGGTTCCGATATGGTGGGTGATCGCGTTTTGCGGTCTGAGTTTTTGTGCGTTGACGTGGAGAATGGCGCATGTGGGTGCGTTGGCAAAAATTGGCTTGAAGCCAGCCGACGTAATGTTCTCGTGGATCGCTGTAGCTGCTGCGGTCGGAGTCTTCCTCGGCTTCTGGCTGTACGTGAAGATGTGGCATTTGCCTGTCTACGGACCGGTACCTCTTATTAGGTTCGTGTGGAGCGTGGGAGTAGCGCCCTTGAACGAGGAGCTGGTCTTTCGAGGACTGCTGTTTTCGTTTTTGGAGAAGCAACTGCTCCGGTTGGGTGACGGCGTTTTTGCTGGGATTGCAGCAGTTCTGATTGCCGGGCTTATATTCGGCGTCATGCATAGTCGTAGCGGCGTCTATCTAGCGTTCACGGTGACGGCGGGATGCGTCTACGGACTGCTCCGATGGCGGAGCGGCAGCGTTTTGCCGGCGGTGATCTGCCACGCTTGTTTGAATGTTTTGGTTCTGAGCGCCTTCAGGCGAGGGTGA